In a genomic window of Saccharothrix sp. HUAS TT1:
- a CDS encoding putative bifunctional diguanylate cyclase/phosphodiesterase: MVEQAGAARSGDEPGQSRAAFARRWGAAVTTPDDDPDPRLDELLTGLTATLHDAVHNDPTSAQQVGHGLVEHGLTATDTLELTLAFIGEHLPDDVGAPVEQRRLMAVLAAVAAGFTEALRRRALDEQEHHRVTALSTTRSAESALRAGEAKFRAVFQTSALAIAISDVDGTILDCNDAMLAMLDHTAEDLVGSFGRDLVHPDERESVSRAAQRLHAGQEHVRVETKLVRADGDPVNVLIALALLRDDDGEPAYYVSMIECLDEVRALQSQLVRQSLHDVQTGLANRAQFVGWLEGAVGSRGPDRLALVVFDLDGFRVVNDAFGHEVGNTILTSVAGHLRSVFDGVGQLARIGPDEFGVLVRDPADVAGVVALAEEAVELLAEPVWVGDDGIGVTASVGIVVEPARGADAAELLRRVDLTVRWAKDDGKAQWALYDSVRDQRERARMRLAASISGGLEQGEFRVDYEPVRSPADGSLLAVEARLRWDHPTEGVLDPQSLVSLSTCTGMVARLGRWAIEQACADAGRWYAEFGDAAPVVSMDLSARQCQEPELVATVRRALRENGLPAGLLQFELGEQLPGLISDDQAEELTFLADHGVRLVLDQVGGGSVPVERVRRIPLTAVKFQGPPVHGLGEGASPLEESAAVALFTWSRTLGLPLYASGVRTEVEARRLVELGVVGAQGPLYGPPLSFDEVVAILGKS; the protein is encoded by the coding sequence ATGGTCGAACAGGCAGGCGCAGCGAGATCCGGTGACGAACCCGGGCAATCCCGGGCCGCGTTCGCACGCCGTTGGGGCGCGGCCGTCACCACACCCGACGACGACCCCGACCCGCGGCTGGACGAACTGCTCACCGGCCTCACGGCCACCCTGCACGACGCCGTCCACAACGACCCCACGTCCGCGCAGCAGGTCGGCCACGGCCTGGTGGAGCACGGCTTAACGGCCACCGACACGCTCGAGCTCACGCTCGCGTTCATCGGCGAGCACCTGCCCGACGACGTCGGCGCCCCCGTCGAGCAGCGCCGGCTGATGGCCGTGCTGGCCGCCGTCGCCGCCGGTTTCACCGAAGCCCTCCGCCGCCGCGCGCTGGACGAGCAGGAACACCACCGCGTCACCGCCCTCAGCACCACCCGATCAGCTGAATCCGCCCTCCGAGCGGGTGAGGCGAAGTTCCGCGCCGTGTTCCAGACCTCCGCACTGGCAATAGCGATCTCCGACGTCGACGGCACGATCCTCGACTGCAACGACGCGATGCTGGCCATGCTGGACCACACCGCCGAGGACCTGGTCGGCTCGTTCGGCCGCGACCTGGTTCACCCGGACGAGAGGGAGTCGGTCTCCCGCGCCGCCCAGCGGCTGCACGCCGGGCAGGAGCACGTGCGGGTGGAGACGAAGCTGGTCCGCGCCGACGGCGACCCCGTCAACGTGCTGATCGCGCTCGCCCTCCTGCGCGACGACGACGGCGAGCCCGCCTACTACGTCTCGATGATCGAGTGCCTGGACGAGGTCCGCGCCCTGCAGTCCCAGCTGGTCCGGCAGAGCCTGCACGACGTGCAGACCGGCCTGGCGAACCGGGCGCAGTTCGTCGGCTGGCTGGAGGGCGCGGTCGGCTCCCGCGGTCCCGACCGGCTCGCGCTGGTCGTGTTCGACCTCGACGGGTTCCGCGTGGTCAACGACGCGTTCGGGCACGAGGTCGGCAACACGATCCTGACCTCGGTCGCCGGGCACCTGCGGTCGGTGTTCGACGGGGTCGGGCAGCTGGCCCGGATCGGGCCGGACGAGTTCGGCGTGCTGGTCCGCGACCCGGCCGACGTGGCGGGCGTCGTGGCGCTCGCCGAGGAGGCCGTGGAGCTGCTGGCCGAACCGGTGTGGGTCGGTGACGACGGGATCGGCGTGACGGCCAGCGTCGGCATCGTGGTCGAGCCCGCCCGCGGCGCCGACGCGGCCGAGCTGCTGCGCCGCGTCGACCTGACCGTGCGGTGGGCCAAGGACGACGGCAAGGCGCAGTGGGCGCTCTACGACAGCGTGCGCGACCAGCGGGAACGCGCCCGGATGCGGTTGGCCGCGTCGATCTCCGGCGGGCTGGAGCAGGGCGAGTTCCGGGTCGACTACGAGCCGGTGCGCTCGCCGGCGGACGGCTCGCTGCTGGCCGTCGAGGCCCGGCTGCGGTGGGACCACCCGACCGAGGGCGTGCTCGACCCGCAGTCGCTGGTGTCGCTGTCGACGTGCACCGGGATGGTGGCGCGGCTCGGCCGGTGGGCGATCGAGCAGGCGTGCGCGGACGCGGGCCGCTGGTACGCGGAGTTCGGCGACGCCGCGCCGGTGGTGAGCATGGACCTGTCCGCCCGGCAGTGCCAGGAGCCGGAGCTGGTGGCGACCGTGCGGCGGGCGCTGCGGGAGAACGGCCTGCCCGCCGGGCTGCTCCAGTTCGAGCTCGGCGAGCAGCTGCCGGGGCTGATCAGCGACGACCAGGCCGAGGAGCTGACGTTCCTGGCCGACCACGGCGTGCGGCTGGTGCTCGACCAGGTCGGCGGCGGCAGCGTGCCGGTGGAGCGGGTGCGGCGCATCCCGCTGACCGCGGTGAAGTTCCAGGGCCCGCCGGTGCACGGGCTGGGCGAGGGCGCGAGCCCGCTGGAGGAGAGCGCGGCCGTGGCGCTGTTCACGTGGTCGCGCACGCTGGGGCTGCCGCTGTACGCGTCGGGCGTGCGCACCGAGGTCGAGGCGCGGCGGCTGGTGGAGCTGGGCGTGGTGGGCGCGCAGGGACCGCTGTACGGGCCGCCGCTGTCGTTCGACGAGGTCGTCGCGATTCTTGGCAAGTCCTGA
- a CDS encoding FAD-binding dehydrogenase, producing MPHDADVIVVGAGLAGLVATAELVDAGRKVILLDQEPEASLGGQAFWSFGGLFLVDSPEQRRLKVKDSAELALQDWLGSAAFDRDADLWPRRWAEAYVNFAAGEKRSWLHAMGVRWFPLVQWAERGGYLADGHGNSVPRFHVTWGTGPGIVAPFERRVREGVARGLVQLRFRHRVTGLTTTGGAVDGVRGEVLEVSTAGRGEPSSRTASGEFELRAQAVIVTSGGIGANHEVVRRNWPSRMGTPPEHMLSGVPDHVDGRMLKVVQDTGGEIINEDRMWHYPEGIANYAPVWSRHGIRILPGPSSLWLDATGSRLPIPLFPGFDALGALEHIVKTGHGYSWFVLNSRIIGKEFALSGSEQNPDLTGKDVKAVLKRAMPGAVAPVEEFAKRSEEFIFGRTPEELAAGMNALTGTSLIDAGALRRTIVRRDRQVLSGLGKDMQVNAMREARRFITDKLIRVVEPHALMDPKAGPLIAVRLSVLTRKTLGGLHTDLSARVLKSDGAPLEGVYAAGEASGFGGGGVHGYRALEGTFLGGCLFSGRTAGRAAADATA from the coding sequence ATGCCTCATGACGCTGATGTCATCGTCGTCGGCGCCGGCCTGGCGGGCCTGGTCGCCACCGCTGAACTGGTCGACGCCGGTCGCAAGGTCATCCTGCTCGACCAGGAGCCGGAAGCGTCCCTGGGCGGTCAGGCGTTCTGGTCGTTCGGCGGGTTGTTCCTGGTCGACAGCCCGGAGCAGCGGCGGCTGAAGGTCAAGGACTCCGCCGAGCTGGCCCTGCAGGACTGGCTGGGCTCGGCCGCGTTCGACCGGGACGCCGACCTCTGGCCACGCCGGTGGGCCGAGGCGTACGTGAACTTCGCGGCCGGTGAGAAGCGGTCGTGGCTGCACGCGATGGGCGTGCGCTGGTTCCCGCTCGTGCAGTGGGCCGAGCGCGGCGGGTACCTGGCCGACGGCCACGGCAACTCCGTGCCGCGCTTCCACGTGACGTGGGGCACCGGCCCCGGCATCGTCGCGCCGTTCGAGCGGCGGGTGCGGGAGGGCGTGGCGCGCGGGCTCGTGCAGCTGCGGTTCCGGCACCGGGTCACCGGCCTGACCACCACCGGCGGCGCGGTGGACGGCGTGCGCGGCGAGGTGCTGGAGGTCAGCACGGCCGGTCGGGGCGAGCCGAGCTCGCGGACCGCGTCGGGCGAGTTCGAGCTGCGCGCGCAGGCCGTCATCGTCACGTCCGGGGGCATCGGCGCGAACCACGAGGTGGTGCGGCGGAACTGGCCGTCGCGGATGGGCACGCCGCCCGAGCACATGCTGTCCGGCGTGCCGGACCACGTCGACGGCCGGATGCTGAAGGTCGTCCAGGACACCGGCGGCGAGATCATCAACGAAGACCGCATGTGGCACTACCCCGAGGGCATCGCCAACTACGCGCCGGTGTGGAGCAGGCACGGCATCCGCATCCTGCCCGGACCGTCGTCGCTGTGGCTGGACGCCACCGGGTCGCGGCTGCCGATCCCGCTGTTCCCGGGGTTCGACGCGCTCGGCGCGCTGGAGCACATCGTGAAGACCGGGCACGGGTACTCGTGGTTCGTGCTCAACAGCCGGATCATCGGCAAGGAGTTCGCGCTGTCCGGGTCGGAGCAGAACCCCGACCTGACCGGCAAGGACGTCAAGGCCGTGCTGAAGCGGGCCATGCCGGGCGCGGTCGCGCCGGTCGAGGAGTTCGCGAAGCGGTCGGAGGAGTTCATCTTCGGGCGGACGCCGGAGGAGCTGGCGGCCGGGATGAACGCGCTGACCGGCACGTCGCTGATCGACGCCGGCGCGCTGCGCCGCACCATCGTGCGGCGCGACCGGCAGGTGCTGTCCGGGTTGGGCAAGGACATGCAGGTCAACGCCATGCGCGAGGCGCGGCGGTTCATCACCGACAAGCTGATCCGGGTGGTCGAGCCGCACGCGCTGATGGACCCGAAGGCCGGTCCGCTGATCGCCGTGCGGCTGTCCGTGCTGACGCGCAAGACGTTGGGCGGCCTGCACACCGACCTCTCGGCCCGCGTGCTGAAGTCCGACGGCGCCCCGCTGGAGGGCGTCTACGCCGCCGGTGAGGCGTCCGGCTTCGGCGGGGGCGGCGTCCACGGCTACCGCGCCCTGGAGGGCACCTTCCTGGGCGGCTGCCTGTTCTCCGGCCGAACCGCCGGCCGCGCCGCCGCCGACGCCACCGCCTGA
- a CDS encoding ESX secretion-associated protein EspG — translation MIDPEFVLTPRELDVLWHHLDLGRLPYPLDVPSHGATEEERKRVREDVLASYGEPDPRLVALLRLLGDHELAVDAVANVDRAVRALAVSDGSRGALAVIDSGSIGVLEIRPTALARAIVEVLPDGSAGPGSALSLRLETLQAAVALQDEPQDDEDDDPWGGGELDEREALQKAGLSREDATTVSELAGNRVAGGQFGVTVGGGYRRERAGALITWFDTHQGRYLMVHEDGWLSLAPTDNDRIATRIAKVLSTVS, via the coding sequence GTGATCGACCCCGAGTTCGTGCTCACGCCGCGCGAGCTGGACGTGCTGTGGCACCACCTCGACCTCGGCCGGCTGCCCTACCCGCTGGACGTGCCGAGCCACGGCGCCACCGAGGAGGAGCGCAAGCGGGTGCGGGAGGACGTGCTCGCCTCGTACGGCGAGCCCGACCCCCGGCTGGTGGCGCTGCTCCGGCTGCTCGGCGACCACGAGCTGGCCGTGGACGCGGTCGCCAACGTGGACCGCGCGGTGCGGGCGCTGGCCGTGTCCGACGGGTCGCGCGGCGCGCTGGCGGTGATCGACAGCGGTTCGATCGGCGTGCTGGAGATCCGGCCGACGGCGCTGGCCAGGGCGATCGTCGAGGTCCTGCCGGACGGGTCGGCGGGTCCGGGCAGCGCGTTGTCGCTGCGGCTGGAGACGTTGCAGGCGGCCGTGGCGCTGCAGGACGAGCCGCAGGACGACGAGGACGACGACCCGTGGGGTGGCGGCGAGCTGGACGAGCGGGAGGCGCTGCAGAAGGCCGGGTTGTCCCGCGAGGACGCGACGACGGTCAGCGAGCTGGCCGGCAACCGGGTCGCGGGCGGCCAGTTCGGCGTCACCGTCGGCGGCGGCTACCGCCGTGAGCGGGCCGGCGCGCTGATCACCTGGTTCGACACCCACCAGGGCCGGTACCTGATGGTCCACGAGGACGGTTGGCTCAGCCTCGCGCCGACCGACAACGACCGCATCGCGACCAGGATCGCGAAGGTCCTCTCGACGGTCTCCTGA
- a CDS encoding BTAD domain-containing putative transcriptional regulator: protein MRVNLLGPVELVSAGGEVVRLGAAKRRTVLAALALELNRVVSGDRLLELVWDGSPPPQAKAALQGHIAQLRKVLNGGVALVTRAPGYALTGDRAAVDVFRFEDLLAAARAAADDEAVGVLREALGLWRGPVLADVPGDQLREAVSARLEELRLVGVQELATRLVRLDRAAEAVAGLRDAVEANPLREALVARLVLALHRTGRQAEALALFHRTRERLAEELGVDPGPELREAYQAVLAGDATPVDRTPPPVPPPASPPPAREHRAPAQLPREHRGFVGREAELSDLGASLSGQDSAIGLLVGPAGVGKTALALRWAHGVAGDFPDGQLFVNLRGFDETEPLDPRTALVGFLRALGLTDSQIAVDLEDQAAQYRSLLAGRRVLVFLDNARSAEQVRPLLPGSSRCLVLVTSRHRLDDLVVTEGASSLHVPTLPEAGAEDLLTAVLGRLRIEQEPDAVAELVELCDRLPLALRIAGARLASRPRWTIQSLVDELRDEQGRLSALSLPEAGRGVHAALAVSYRELPEGAARLFRRLGLHPGTDLDSYTAAALLDINVVSARTHLRTLAYANLLHESTPDRYSRHDLVRLFTHHLAATESEVDNQVSTNRLLDYYLHVADRARAHLSDHVRPFGPAEHRPSSFPELSSHAAALDWFTLEEANLGLALDIAVNGGQRERTWQLALCLDAFHFRRGNRLDRLALCRIGLAAARGLGDRHAEATFLLRLGSTLADLGRIDEAVRACTRAASLADGDRHLELAALANLGYCLMADDQLDRAQETILEALEVAREVGDDRSQASIQNNLANVLLRKHQPEEALRHAREALSLFPSAPSKAHTATLHTVGAASQQLGRADEALESYRAGLALAARLGDRYQEALCHRAIGDVLEQSEGPSAAVPHWLAALHLYRDLRLADADDLARKLDPATLSSP, encoded by the coding sequence ATGCGGGTGAACCTGCTTGGCCCCGTCGAGCTTGTTTCCGCAGGTGGCGAGGTCGTCCGGCTGGGCGCCGCCAAGCGGAGGACGGTGTTGGCGGCCCTCGCGCTCGAGCTGAACCGCGTGGTGTCCGGCGACCGCCTGCTGGAGCTGGTGTGGGACGGCTCACCACCGCCGCAGGCCAAAGCGGCCTTGCAGGGACATATCGCCCAACTCCGGAAGGTCCTCAACGGCGGTGTAGCGCTCGTCACGCGTGCGCCCGGTTACGCGCTGACCGGCGACCGCGCGGCCGTGGACGTGTTCCGGTTCGAGGACCTGCTGGCGGCGGCCCGCGCGGCGGCCGACGACGAGGCGGTCGGGGTGCTGCGCGAGGCGTTGGGGCTGTGGCGGGGTCCGGTGCTCGCCGACGTGCCCGGCGACCAGCTGCGCGAGGCGGTGTCCGCGCGGCTGGAGGAGCTGCGGCTGGTCGGCGTGCAGGAGCTGGCGACCCGGCTGGTGCGGCTGGACCGGGCGGCCGAGGCGGTGGCCGGGCTGCGGGACGCGGTGGAGGCCAACCCGCTGCGCGAGGCGCTGGTGGCCCGGCTGGTGCTGGCGCTGCACCGGACCGGCCGGCAGGCCGAGGCGCTGGCGTTGTTCCACCGGACGCGGGAGCGGCTGGCCGAGGAGCTGGGCGTGGACCCCGGGCCGGAGCTGCGCGAGGCGTACCAGGCCGTGCTGGCGGGCGACGCCACGCCGGTGGACCGCACACCGCCGCCGGTGCCGCCGCCCGCGTCGCCGCCGCCCGCTCGCGAGCACCGCGCCCCCGCCCAGTTGCCGCGCGAGCACCGCGGGTTCGTCGGGCGCGAGGCGGAGCTGTCCGACCTCGGCGCGAGCCTGAGCGGCCAGGACTCGGCGATCGGGCTGCTGGTCGGCCCGGCCGGGGTCGGCAAGACGGCGCTGGCGCTGCGCTGGGCGCACGGGGTGGCCGGCGACTTCCCGGACGGCCAGCTGTTCGTGAACCTGCGCGGGTTCGACGAGACCGAGCCGCTGGATCCGCGCACGGCGCTGGTCGGGTTCCTGCGGGCGCTGGGGCTGACCGACTCGCAGATCGCGGTCGACCTGGAGGACCAGGCCGCGCAGTACCGGTCGCTGCTGGCCGGGCGGCGGGTGCTGGTGTTCCTGGACAACGCCCGGTCCGCCGAGCAGGTCCGGCCGCTGCTGCCCGGCTCGTCGCGGTGCCTGGTGCTGGTGACCAGCAGGCACCGGCTGGACGACCTGGTCGTCACCGAGGGCGCGTCGTCGCTGCACGTGCCGACGCTGCCGGAGGCGGGCGCCGAGGACCTGCTGACGGCGGTGCTCGGCCGGCTGCGGATCGAGCAGGAGCCGGACGCCGTCGCCGAGCTGGTGGAGCTGTGCGACCGGCTGCCGCTGGCGCTGCGGATCGCGGGCGCGCGGCTGGCGTCCCGGCCGAGGTGGACGATCCAGTCGCTGGTCGACGAGCTGCGCGACGAGCAGGGCAGGCTGTCGGCGCTGTCGCTGCCGGAGGCCGGGCGCGGGGTGCACGCGGCGCTGGCGGTGAGCTACCGGGAGCTGCCCGAGGGCGCGGCGCGGCTGTTCCGGCGGCTCGGGCTGCACCCCGGGACGGACCTGGACAGCTACACGGCGGCGGCGCTGCTGGACATCAACGTGGTCAGCGCGCGCACCCACCTGCGCACGCTGGCGTACGCGAACCTGCTGCACGAGTCGACGCCCGACCGGTACTCGCGGCACGACCTGGTGCGGCTGTTCACCCACCACCTGGCGGCCACCGAGTCCGAAGTGGACAACCAGGTGTCGACCAACCGGCTGCTGGACTACTACCTGCACGTCGCCGACCGGGCGCGGGCGCACCTGTCGGACCACGTGCGGCCGTTCGGACCGGCCGAGCACCGGCCCTCGTCGTTCCCCGAGCTGTCGTCGCACGCGGCGGCGCTGGACTGGTTCACGCTGGAGGAGGCGAACCTCGGGCTGGCGCTGGACATCGCGGTGAACGGCGGGCAGCGGGAGCGGACGTGGCAGCTGGCGCTGTGCCTGGACGCGTTCCACTTCCGGCGCGGGAACCGGCTGGACCGGCTGGCGCTGTGCCGCATCGGGCTGGCGGCGGCGCGGGGGCTGGGCGACCGGCACGCCGAGGCGACGTTCCTGCTGCGGCTGGGTTCGACGCTGGCCGACCTGGGGCGGATCGACGAGGCGGTGCGGGCGTGCACGCGGGCGGCGTCGCTGGCGGACGGCGACCGGCACCTGGAGCTGGCGGCGTTGGCGAACCTCGGGTACTGCCTGATGGCCGACGACCAGCTGGACCGGGCGCAGGAGACGATCCTGGAGGCGCTGGAGGTGGCGCGGGAGGTCGGTGACGACCGGTCGCAGGCGAGCATCCAGAACAACTTGGCGAACGTGCTGCTGCGCAAGCACCAGCCGGAGGAGGCGCTGCGGCACGCGCGGGAGGCGCTGAGCCTGTTCCCGTCCGCGCCGTCGAAGGCGCACACGGCGACTCTTCACACCGTCGGCGCCGCTTCGCAGCAGCTGGGCCGTGCCGACGAGGCCCTGGAGTCCTACCGGGCGGGCCTGGCGCTGGCCGCCCGCCTGGGCGACCGCTACCAGGAGGCCCTGTGCCACCGCGCGATCGGCGACGTCCTGGAGCAGTCCGAAGGCCCCTCCGCCGCCGTCCCCCACTGGCTGGCGGCCCTGCACCTCTACCGCGACCTGCGCCTCGCCGACGCCGACGACCTGGCCCGCAAACTGGACCCGGCTACCCTCTCCTCCCCCTGA
- a CDS encoding S1C family serine protease, with protein sequence MTTTQDFPAVRGSLEEPPPFWRRRTGAVVTSAALVAALFGGVTGGVVGALNASGGTAAPSSLSSPVSLGSTSGADVSAVAAEVLPSVVQVNVVSAQGQGLGSGVVLTSDGRILTNNHVVAGAQQVSVTLGDGRTVDAEVVGTDPGSDLAVVRAAGVSGLTPARFGDSDQVRIGDEVVAIGSPEGLQGTVTSGIVSALDRTVTVPGTSTGRRGSSSVSYQAIQTDASINPGNSGGPLVNAAGEVIGINSAIYSPASDSGAAGSVGIGFAIPSNQVQQIVGGLS encoded by the coding sequence ATGACCACGACACAGGACTTCCCCGCCGTGCGCGGGTCGTTGGAGGAGCCCCCGCCGTTCTGGCGGCGGCGCACGGGTGCGGTGGTGACCTCTGCGGCGCTGGTCGCCGCGCTGTTCGGCGGTGTCACCGGCGGGGTGGTCGGCGCGCTGAACGCGTCCGGCGGCACGGCGGCGCCGTCGTCGCTGAGCAGCCCGGTCTCGCTGGGCTCGACGTCCGGCGCGGACGTCTCGGCGGTGGCGGCGGAGGTGCTGCCCAGCGTGGTGCAGGTGAACGTCGTGTCGGCGCAGGGCCAGGGCCTCGGTTCGGGCGTGGTGCTGACCTCGGACGGCCGGATCCTGACCAACAACCACGTGGTGGCCGGCGCCCAGCAGGTGAGCGTGACGCTCGGCGACGGGCGGACCGTCGACGCCGAGGTGGTCGGCACGGACCCCGGCAGCGACCTGGCGGTCGTGCGGGCGGCCGGGGTGAGCGGGCTGACGCCGGCGCGGTTCGGCGACTCCGACCAGGTGAGGATCGGTGACGAGGTGGTGGCGATCGGCTCGCCCGAGGGCCTGCAGGGCACCGTGACCTCGGGGATCGTCAGCGCGCTCGACCGGACGGTGACCGTGCCGGGCACGTCGACCGGTCGCCGCGGCTCCTCGTCGGTCAGCTACCAGGCGATCCAGACCGACGCGTCGATCAACCCGGGCAACTCGGGCGGGCCGTTGGTCAACGCGGCGGGCGAGGTCATCGGCATCAACTCGGCGATCTACTCCCCCGCGTCCGACAGCGGTGCGGCGGGCAGCGTCGGCATCGGTTTCGCCATCCCGTCGAACCAGGTCCAGCAGATCGTCGGCGGGTTGTCCTGA
- a CDS encoding GNAT family N-acetyltransferase, which translates to MDVELVAVAETDKAVLANLIQLYQHDFSEIRDLPLTRHGTFTYAYLDHYFTEPGREAHFIEANGALAGFALARAHVDGDDSWNVAEFFVARGHRRRGVARRAARLLLARRPGEWTLSFDHANPPAAAFWRSVVADVATGPVTEVDRTEPVPSTRLRFRVG; encoded by the coding sequence GTGGACGTCGAACTCGTGGCAGTCGCGGAAACCGACAAAGCGGTGCTGGCCAACCTGATCCAGCTCTACCAGCACGACTTCTCGGAGATCCGCGACCTGCCGCTGACCCGGCACGGCACCTTCACCTACGCCTACCTCGACCACTACTTCACCGAGCCGGGGCGCGAAGCGCACTTCATCGAGGCGAACGGCGCGCTCGCCGGGTTCGCCCTGGCCCGCGCCCACGTGGACGGGGACGACTCGTGGAACGTCGCCGAGTTCTTCGTGGCCCGCGGCCACCGGCGGCGCGGGGTGGCGCGGCGGGCCGCACGCCTGCTGCTCGCCCGGCGCCCCGGCGAGTGGACGCTGTCCTTCGACCACGCGAACCCGCCCGCGGCGGCGTTCTGGCGGTCGGTCGTCGCCGACGTCGCGACCGGACCGGTCACCGAGGTCGACCGCACCGAGCCGGTCCCGTCGACCCGGCTGCGGTTCCGGGTGGGGTGA
- a CDS encoding cupin domain-containing protein has protein sequence MRPPAGGPAAHFHKTFSESFHVISGTVRLYDGETWVNATAGDFLYVPEGGVHAFRNDSDDPASMLILFAPRRRARSTSGNSPRSVSRVGSGIRPPAVRWGEPERPAVVGHAWAHLQRLGERCRAGRGGGALRA, from the coding sequence ATGCGGCCGCCCGCCGGTGGTCCGGCGGCGCACTTCCACAAGACGTTCTCCGAGTCGTTCCACGTCATCTCAGGAACGGTCCGGTTGTACGACGGCGAGACGTGGGTGAACGCGACCGCGGGCGATTTCCTGTACGTCCCGGAGGGCGGTGTGCACGCTTTCCGCAACGACTCCGACGACCCCGCGTCGATGTTGATCCTGTTCGCCCCGCGCCGCCGCGCGAGGAGTACTTCCGGGAACTCGCCGAGATCGGTGAGTCGGGTTGGGAGCGGTATCAGGCCGCCGGCCGTTCGGTGGGGGGAACCGGAACGGCCGGCGGTGGTCGGGCATGCGTGGGCGCACCTGCAACGTCTCGGGGAGAGGTGCCGCGCGGGCCGAGGGGGAGGTGCCCTGCGGGCCTGA